The DNA region TCAGTTCTCGCGGCGCAGGGCCGGGAACAAGATCACATCGCGGATGCTGGGGCTGTCGGTCAGCAGCATCATCAGCCGGTCGATGCCGATGCCGCAGCCGCCGGCGGGGGGCATGCCGTACTCCAGCGCACGCACGAAGTCGTGGTCGAAGTACATGGCCTCGTCGTCGCCCGAATCCTTGGCCGACACCTGCGCGTTGAAGCGCGCGGCCTGGTCTTCGGCATCGTTCAGTTCCGAGAAGCCGTTGCCGAATTCGCGGCCGGTGATGTACAGCTCGAAGCGCTCGGTGACCTCGGGGCGCAGGTCGTTGGCGCGGGCCAGCGGGCTGATCTCGGTGGGGTGCTCCATGATGAAGGTGGGCTCCCAGAGCTTGTCTTCGACGAGTTCCTCGAAGTACAGCACCTGCAGGCCGGCCAGCGTGCGGGTGGACAGGCGGTTCTTCTCTTCCGTCAGGCCCAGCTTCTTCAGCGCGCTGATGAGCCAGGCGGCATCGTCCACATGCGCGCCGGCTTCGGTGTGCTGGAAGATCGCTTCGCGGATGGTCAGGCGCTGGAAGGGCTTGGACAGATCGACCGCGCGGCCGCCGTAGGTCAATTCGAGCGTGCCGACGGCCTTCATGGCGGCGTCGCGCACCAGCTCCTCGGTGAAGTCCATCAGGTCGCGGTAGTTCCAGTAGGCCGCGTAGAACTCCATCATCGTGAACTCGGGGTTGTGGCGTACCGAGATGCCTTCGTTGCGGAAGTTGCGGTTGATCTCGAACACGCGCTCGAAGCCGCCCACGACCAGGCGCTTGAGGTACAGCTCGGGCGCGATGCGCAGGTACATCTCCTGCTCCAGCGCGTTGTGGTGCGTCACGAATGGCTTGGCGTTGGCGCCGCCGGGAATGGGGTGGAGCATGGGCGTCTCCACTTCCAGGAAGCCGTGCTGCACCATGAACTCGCGGATACCGCTCACTGCCTTGCTGCGCGCCATGAAGCGCTTGCGGGCGGAGTCGTCCGTCATCAGGTCGACATAGCGCTGGCGGTACTTCACCTCCTGGTCGGCCACACCGTGGAATTTGTCGGGCATGGGGCGCAGGCTCTTGGTGAGCAGGCGCAGTGCGCTCACCTTGACCGACAGCTCACCCGTCTTGGTCTTCATCAGCGTGCCTTCGGCGCCGACGATGTCGCCCAGGTCCCAGTGCTTGAAGGCAGCGTACAGCTCCTCGCCCAGCGCGTCGCGCGTCACGTACAGCTGGATGCGGCCGCCGGTGGTGCCGAGCGAGCCGTCCTGCACGGTGGCGAAACTGGCCTTGCCCATCACCCGCTTGAGCATCATGCGGCCGGCCACGCTCACCGTGACGGGCTGGGCTTCGAGCGTTTCGGCAGACGTTTCGCTGTGGGCGGCCTGCAGATCGGCAGCGTGGTGGGCAGGCTTGAAGTCGTTGGGAAACGCCACGCCCTTGCCCTGCTCCTGCGCTTCGCGCAGGGCGCGCAGTTTTTCACGGCGCTCGGCGATGAGCTGGTTGTCGTCTTGGGCGGGTGCGGGCGTTTGGTTTTCGGACATGGATGTGGCCATTCCGCTGCCAAGGGGCGAGCGGGCA from Paracidovorax wautersii includes:
- the lysS gene encoding lysine--tRNA ligase, producing the protein MSENQTPAPAQDDNQLIAERREKLRALREAQEQGKGVAFPNDFKPAHHAADLQAAHSETSAETLEAQPVTVSVAGRMMLKRVMGKASFATVQDGSLGTTGGRIQLYVTRDALGEELYAAFKHWDLGDIVGAEGTLMKTKTGELSVKVSALRLLTKSLRPMPDKFHGVADQEVKYRQRYVDLMTDDSARKRFMARSKAVSGIREFMVQHGFLEVETPMLHPIPGGANAKPFVTHHNALEQEMYLRIAPELYLKRLVVGGFERVFEINRNFRNEGISVRHNPEFTMMEFYAAYWNYRDLMDFTEELVRDAAMKAVGTLELTYGGRAVDLSKPFQRLTIREAIFQHTEAGAHVDDAAWLISALKKLGLTEEKNRLSTRTLAGLQVLYFEELVEDKLWEPTFIMEHPTEISPLARANDLRPEVTERFELYITGREFGNGFSELNDAEDQAARFNAQVSAKDSGDDEAMYFDHDFVRALEYGMPPAGGCGIGIDRLMMLLTDSPSIRDVILFPALRREN